A window from Lactiplantibacillus pentosus encodes these proteins:
- the pstC gene encoding phosphate ABC transporter permease subunit PstC, with the protein MDKIRESLLKKSVASKIERRGKAISLLCLALIVGVVFLIFYFVASRGLATFFENHINIWQFLSGTQWNPGTIGSNGQPAVGALPMIVGSFLITILSALVATPFAIGTAVFMTEISPRRGAQILRPVTELLVGIPSVVYGFIGLQVVVPFVRNTFGGSGYGILSGTFVLFVMILPTVTSMTADALNAVPRYYREASLALGATRWQTIYKVVLRAAIPGMLTAVVFGMARAFGEALAVQMVIGNATLLPHNLVSPAATLTSILTMGIGNTVMGSLQNNALWSLAMILLLMSLVFNLVIRYIGRKGKLNHER; encoded by the coding sequence ATGGATAAAATTAGAGAGAGTTTATTGAAGAAATCAGTTGCTAGCAAGATCGAACGACGTGGTAAAGCCATTAGTTTGCTCTGCCTAGCTTTAATTGTTGGCGTCGTTTTTTTGATTTTTTACTTTGTGGCGTCACGGGGACTCGCAACGTTCTTCGAAAATCACATTAATATTTGGCAATTCTTGAGCGGCACACAATGGAATCCTGGCACGATTGGCAGTAATGGTCAACCGGCCGTGGGCGCCCTACCAATGATTGTCGGGTCGTTCTTGATTACGATTCTTTCCGCATTGGTCGCAACGCCCTTTGCCATCGGAACTGCCGTCTTTATGACTGAAATCTCACCTCGTCGCGGGGCACAAATCTTGCGGCCGGTTACTGAGTTATTAGTCGGAATTCCGTCAGTTGTTTATGGGTTTATCGGTTTACAAGTTGTTGTACCATTCGTTCGTAATACGTTTGGTGGTAGTGGTTATGGGATCTTATCAGGGACGTTCGTGCTGTTTGTCATGATTTTACCGACTGTGACGTCCATGACGGCCGATGCGTTGAACGCGGTCCCTCGTTATTACCGAGAGGCGTCCTTAGCTTTGGGTGCAACGCGTTGGCAAACGATTTATAAAGTCGTGTTACGTGCGGCGATTCCTGGTATGCTGACGGCGGTCGTCTTCGGGATGGCCCGGGCGTTTGGGGAAGCCCTCGCGGTACAGATGGTCATCGGGAATGCGACGCTGTTACCACACAACTTAGTCTCACCAGCAGCAACCTTGACGAGTATCCTGACGATGGGAATTGGGAACACGGTCATGGGGTCATTACAAAATAATGCACTCTGGTCATTAGCAATGATCTTGTTACTGATGTCCTTAGTCTTCAACCTAGTTATCCGCTACATTGGGCGAAAGGGGAAATTAAACCATGAACGCTAA
- the prfB gene encoding peptide chain release factor 2 (programmed frameshift) encodes MELSEYKHLITEMQSAVDDFRGSLDLDALNESIQENEARMAEPGFWDDQAAAQKVIDDNNALKSKYETFKQLSDEVGDLAVAYELLSEEPDAEMQAEFETDFKHAEHDLQQYRLSLLLDGPYDRNNAILEIHPGAGGTESQDWGSMLLRMYTRWAASHDFKVETVDYQAGDEAGIKSVTLLISGHNAYGYLRSEKGVHRLVRISPFDAAGRRHTSFASVDVMPELDDTVDIDVRPEDLKIDVYRASGAGGQHVNKTSSAVRITHIPTGIVVASQAQRSQLQNRQTALNMLRAKLYEREEEKKAKERAAIQGEQMDIGWGSQIRSYVFHPYTMVKDHRTNYESHDGQAVMDGDLDPFMDAYLQWKLAQRNPQ; translated from the exons GTGGAATTAAGTGAATATAAACACCTGATCACGGAAATGCAAAGTGCTGTCGACGACTTTAGGGGGTCGCTT GACTTAGATGCGTTGAACGAAAGCATCCAAGAAAACGAAGCCCGAATGGCCGAACCAGGGTTTTGGGATGACCAGGCTGCGGCGCAAAAAGTCATTGACGATAATAATGCGTTAAAGAGTAAGTATGAGACGTTCAAACAATTGTCTGATGAGGTCGGCGACTTAGCGGTGGCGTACGAGTTACTTAGCGAGGAGCCAGATGCTGAGATGCAAGCTGAGTTCGAAACGGACTTCAAGCATGCCGAACATGATTTACAACAGTACCGCCTCAGTTTGCTATTAGATGGCCCGTATGACCGTAATAATGCAATTCTGGAAATCCATCCCGGTGCTGGTGGAACGGAATCACAGGACTGGGGATCGATGTTGCTGCGGATGTACACGCGTTGGGCCGCTAGTCATGATTTCAAAGTCGAAACGGTCGATTATCAAGCGGGTGATGAAGCTGGTATCAAGAGTGTCACGTTACTCATTAGTGGACATAATGCGTACGGTTATTTGCGCTCCGAAAAAGGCGTGCACCGGTTAGTCCGGATCTCGCCGTTTGACGCAGCTGGACGGCGGCATACGTCCTTTGCCAGTGTCGACGTGATGCCGGAACTAGACGATACGGTCGATATCGATGTGCGGCCAGAAGATCTGAAAATCGACGTTTATCGGGCGAGCGGGGCTGGGGGTCAGCACGTTAACAAGACCTCTTCAGCCGTTCGAATCACGCATATTCCGACTGGAATCGTGGTGGCTAGTCAGGCACAACGGTCTCAATTGCAGAACCGGCAAACGGCCCTTAATATGTTGCGGGCCAAGTTGTATGAGCGTGAAGAAGAGAAGAAAGCCAAAGAACGCGCAGCGATTCAGGGTGAACAGATGGACATTGGTTGGGGCTCACAGATTCGCTCCTACGTCTTCCATCCGTACACCATGGTGAAAGACCACCGGACCAATTACGAGTCCCATGATGGTCAAGCCGTGATGGATGGCGACCTTGATCCGTTCATGGACGCCTATTTACAATGGAAATTAGCGCAACGGAACCCCCAATAA
- the secA gene encoding preprotein translocase subunit SecA, with the protein MANILKRWVESDKRTIRRLDKIANKVEAYADEYAKLSDADLQAKTPEFRERYKEGESLDDLLPEAFATAREGAKRVLGLYPFHVQILGGIVLHQGDIAEMKTGEGKTLTATMPVYLNAISGKGVHVVTVNEYLSARDATEMGELYNWLGMSVGINGAEKSPEEKRAAYNADITYSTNGEIGFDYLRDNMVVYREDMVQRPLNFAIIDEVDSILIDEARTPLIISGQSEGTTGMYKRADRFAKTLTKDEDYKVDLESKTVALLDEGIRKAEKYFGLKNLYDTDNTALNHYLDEALRANYIMLKDKDYVISDGEALIVDSFTGRIMDGRRFSDGLHQAIEAKEHVEIQEETKTMANITYQNLFRMYKKLSGMTGTAKTEQEEFREIYNMEVITIPTNRPMIRDDRSDLLYPTLQSKFNAVVKEIKELHEKGQPMLIGTVAVETSEYLSHRLDEENIPHVVLNAKNHAKEADIVANAGQRGAVTIATNMAGRGTDIKLGPGVKEVGGLAVIGTERHESRRIDNQLRGRAGRQGDPGMSQFYLSLEDDLMLRFGSERIKNFLQRMNVEDDDAVIQSRMITRQVESAQKRVEGNNYDSRKNVLQYDDVMRAQREVIYGERQQVIMEEKSLKPVIMPMIKRTVERTVQLHMQGDEKDWDLGAVVDFAQAAMVKEDSISVDDLKGKSPAEVEDYLMKRVDEVYDAKTKQLYDAGQMLEFEKVVLLRVVDSHWTDHIDSMDQLRQSIGLRGYGQLNPLVEYQRDGYQMFEEMVADIDYDTTRLFMKSEIRQNIQR; encoded by the coding sequence ATGGCCAACATTTTAAAACGCTGGGTTGAAAGCGACAAGCGGACTATTCGGCGTCTGGATAAGATTGCTAATAAAGTTGAAGCTTATGCTGACGAATACGCCAAGTTAAGTGATGCTGACTTGCAAGCGAAGACCCCAGAATTTCGTGAACGTTACAAGGAGGGCGAATCGTTAGACGATTTGTTGCCAGAAGCATTTGCTACGGCGCGTGAAGGTGCTAAACGGGTGCTGGGACTTTACCCGTTCCACGTTCAAATCCTCGGTGGGATCGTGTTGCATCAAGGTGACATTGCCGAAATGAAGACTGGTGAAGGGAAGACCTTAACGGCCACCATGCCAGTCTATTTGAACGCCATCTCTGGTAAAGGGGTGCACGTTGTTACGGTTAACGAATATTTGTCAGCTCGTGACGCGACCGAAATGGGTGAGCTCTATAACTGGTTAGGCATGAGTGTCGGCATTAACGGTGCTGAAAAGTCACCAGAAGAAAAGCGGGCTGCCTATAACGCAGACATTACTTATTCAACCAATGGTGAAATCGGGTTTGATTACTTACGTGATAACATGGTGGTTTACCGTGAAGACATGGTACAACGCCCATTGAACTTCGCGATTATTGATGAAGTTGACTCCATCCTGATCGATGAGGCGCGGACGCCGTTGATTATTTCTGGTCAGTCAGAAGGGACGACTGGGATGTACAAACGGGCGGACCGGTTTGCCAAGACGTTGACTAAGGATGAAGATTACAAAGTCGACCTCGAATCCAAGACGGTTGCGTTATTGGACGAAGGGATTCGAAAAGCAGAAAAGTATTTCGGTTTAAAGAACTTGTATGATACTGACAACACGGCTTTGAACCATTACTTGGACGAAGCCTTACGGGCCAACTACATCATGCTCAAGGATAAGGACTACGTGATTTCTGACGGTGAAGCGTTAATCGTTGATTCCTTTACGGGTCGGATCATGGATGGTCGGCGTTTCTCTGACGGGTTACACCAAGCGATTGAAGCGAAGGAACACGTTGAGATTCAAGAAGAGACCAAGACCATGGCCAACATCACTTATCAAAACTTATTCCGGATGTACAAGAAGCTTTCCGGGATGACTGGGACGGCCAAGACGGAACAAGAAGAATTCCGTGAAATTTACAACATGGAAGTTATTACGATTCCAACAAACCGGCCAATGATTCGTGATGACCGTTCTGATTTACTGTACCCAACGTTACAAAGTAAATTTAACGCGGTTGTTAAAGAAATCAAGGAACTCCACGAAAAGGGCCAACCAATGCTAATTGGGACCGTTGCCGTGGAAACATCAGAATATTTATCACACCGTTTGGATGAAGAAAATATTCCGCACGTGGTCTTGAACGCCAAGAACCATGCCAAGGAAGCCGATATCGTTGCCAATGCCGGTCAACGCGGCGCCGTCACGATTGCCACCAACATGGCTGGTCGTGGGACGGATATCAAGTTAGGACCGGGTGTCAAAGAAGTCGGTGGGTTAGCCGTTATTGGGACCGAACGTCATGAATCACGGCGGATCGATAACCAATTACGGGGCCGTGCCGGTCGTCAAGGTGATCCTGGGATGTCACAATTCTACCTATCACTTGAAGATGATTTGATGTTGCGGTTCGGTTCTGAACGAATCAAGAACTTCTTGCAACGGATGAACGTGGAAGATGACGACGCTGTGATCCAGTCACGGATGATTACGCGTCAAGTTGAATCTGCGCAGAAACGGGTCGAAGGGAACAACTACGACTCACGTAAAAACGTGCTGCAATATGATGACGTCATGCGGGCCCAACGTGAAGTGATTTACGGGGAACGTCAACAAGTGATCATGGAAGAAAAATCCTTGAAGCCAGTGATTATGCCAATGATCAAACGGACCGTCGAACGCACTGTTCAATTGCATATGCAAGGCGATGAAAAGGATTGGGACCTTGGTGCCGTGGTTGACTTTGCACAAGCGGCCATGGTCAAGGAAGATTCCATCAGCGTCGATGACCTGAAAGGCAAGTCACCAGCTGAAGTTGAGGATTACTTGATGAAGCGGGTCGACGAAGTTTACGATGCTAAGACGAAGCAATTATATGATGCTGGTCAAATGCTTGAATTTGAAAAGGTCGTTTTATTACGAGTGGTCGATTCACATTGGACAGATCATATTGATTCAATGGACCAATTACGGCAATCAATTGGGTTGCGTGGTTACGGTCAGTTGAACCCATTAGTTGAATACCAACGTGACGGTTATCAGATGTTTGAAGAAATGGTCGCCGATATTGATTACGATACGACACGTCTCTTCATGAAGTCAGAAATTCGCCAAAATATTCAGCGTTAA
- the pstA gene encoding phosphate ABC transporter permease PstA yields the protein MNAKRTDKMATGILYGVAAFVVIILVALLGYILIQGVPKISWHFLTSPALAFEAGGGIGIQLFNSFYLLFLALLISLPISLGAGIYLNEYAPQNTVTGLIRTTIEILSSLPSVVVGLFGYLFFVVQFKLGFSILSGAFALTVFNLPILTRSIEEALANISDNQREAGYALGLSRWETVTKIVVPAALPSIITGVVLSAGRIFGEAAALIYTAGQSAPALDFTNWNPFDISSPLSPLRPAETLAVHIWKINSEGIMPDAKAVSAGASAVLIIAVLLFNFLARWLGKRLYKHLTAE from the coding sequence ATGAACGCTAAACGAACTGATAAAATGGCGACCGGGATTCTCTACGGCGTCGCGGCCTTCGTGGTCATTATTCTAGTCGCCCTGTTAGGGTACATTTTGATTCAAGGGGTGCCCAAGATTTCTTGGCACTTCTTAACATCACCAGCGTTAGCCTTTGAAGCTGGTGGGGGGATTGGGATTCAATTGTTCAACTCCTTCTACCTGTTATTTTTAGCCTTACTGATTTCGCTTCCAATCTCGCTGGGTGCCGGAATTTATTTAAATGAATACGCGCCACAAAATACGGTCACTGGTTTGATTCGGACGACCATCGAAATTTTGAGTTCTTTACCTTCCGTGGTCGTGGGGTTGTTCGGTTATTTATTCTTCGTGGTTCAGTTCAAGTTAGGCTTTTCGATTCTGTCTGGGGCGTTTGCACTGACTGTTTTCAACTTACCGATTTTGACGCGGAGTATTGAAGAAGCCTTAGCCAATATTTCAGATAATCAGCGAGAGGCGGGTTACGCCCTTGGATTATCACGCTGGGAGACGGTGACCAAAATCGTCGTTCCCGCTGCGTTACCAAGTATCATTACGGGGGTCGTCCTCAGTGCCGGCCGAATCTTTGGGGAAGCCGCAGCCTTGATCTACACGGCGGGCCAAAGTGCACCAGCGTTGGACTTTACCAACTGGAATCCGTTTGACATTAGTAGTCCGTTGAGCCCCTTACGACCAGCCGAAACGTTGGCGGTCCACATTTGGAAGATCAACTCTGAAGGGATCATGCCGGATGCCAAAGCTGTTTCAGCAGGTGCTTCAGCCGTGCTGATTATTGCGGTCTTACTCTTCAACTTCTTGGCTCGTTGGCTCGGCAAACGCTTGTACAAACACTTAACCGCTGAATAA
- a CDS encoding PDZ domain-containing protein has protein sequence MQVLKIFELFLLQPLVWIGLLRSYLTAKRRVTYERQNFHSAINSQLVEVRHFFMDGCLLGILMTIISLALGLVVSPVWVVLYEALATISLIILPGMLVPVTVFGLSWLGYWLMSPQLTTVGGILQQHGISTTSMSGNLVVNGLMLLAVVLGTTALLLRWHDHQGRSPKLQPDQRGKRLVRYQWQQLLVLPVGVLIPGDWIHATLSWWPVFTVGERSFSIILLPLLVGASARVYKQLPQIAWRQLATRLGGVAVVSVILAIVARFAVLSPQWLLGLLAFVVVLTWVVMIQHRFDDRHQQLRFSDTEQGVRVIGLRPNTPADKLNLDLGDVILECNRQPVNTEAEFYAALLKSPTYVHLKVRNRQQELIITETAIYNGAPHELGIVLFTDQED, from the coding sequence ATGCAGGTATTGAAGATATTCGAATTGTTCCTTTTACAGCCACTCGTTTGGATTGGTTTACTGCGCAGCTATTTAACCGCCAAACGCCGAGTCACCTATGAACGCCAAAATTTTCATAGCGCCATCAATTCACAATTGGTCGAGGTCCGGCACTTTTTCATGGACGGCTGCTTATTGGGAATTTTAATGACCATCATTAGTTTGGCACTCGGGTTAGTGGTCTCACCAGTCTGGGTCGTCCTGTATGAGGCACTTGCGACCATTAGTCTGATTATTCTGCCGGGAATGCTAGTTCCGGTGACGGTCTTTGGCTTGAGTTGGTTGGGATACTGGCTCATGAGCCCCCAATTGACAACAGTTGGTGGAATTTTGCAACAGCACGGCATTTCAACGACGAGCATGAGTGGCAACTTGGTCGTTAATGGCTTGATGTTATTAGCCGTTGTTTTGGGGACGACGGCATTACTGCTACGTTGGCATGACCATCAAGGCCGCTCACCGAAGTTGCAGCCGGATCAGCGTGGTAAACGGCTGGTTCGTTACCAATGGCAGCAACTATTAGTCTTACCGGTTGGTGTGTTGATTCCAGGAGATTGGATTCATGCGACGCTTAGCTGGTGGCCGGTATTCACGGTTGGCGAGCGGTCATTTAGTATTATATTATTGCCATTATTAGTAGGTGCCAGTGCGCGGGTTTACAAGCAGTTGCCCCAAATTGCGTGGCGCCAACTCGCGACCCGCTTGGGGGGTGTCGCGGTGGTCAGCGTGATTCTCGCCATTGTGGCCCGCTTTGCAGTACTCAGTCCACAGTGGTTGCTGGGGCTATTAGCATTCGTAGTCGTGTTGACTTGGGTTGTGATGATTCAACATCGATTTGATGATCGGCATCAGCAATTGCGTTTCTCTGATACTGAACAGGGCGTGCGTGTGATTGGTCTCAGACCGAATACACCTGCAGATAAGTTGAATCTAGACTTAGGCGACGTGATTCTGGAATGTAATCGCCAACCGGTCAACACAGAAGCGGAGTTTTATGCTGCGCTATTGAAAAGCCCAACCTATGTCCATTTAAAAGTACGTAACCGACAACAAGAATTGATTATTACCGAAACGGCGATTTATAATGGCGCCCCACACGAGTTAGGAATTGTGTTATTCACTGATCAGGAGGATTAA
- a CDS encoding sensor histidine kinase — MHNRWQQTTRILVMENVLITLIVLVVLQHFSPIKWSWGLVLSLCCGLIGLAIIEGVITWHQQYNRQKTIDRMEAKLRQMSSQQFPPHILLPQSDPLYSLAQAVNQLESFQKHQTRRAELQEKELMMIMRYLPVGVMVIDHRRQVQLSNPTMSELLQVSVNSVAHIYTKDIQLYALTKLIEDTITSGDNQRATITLTPAPNTQVVEASTVYIQGNRGQFQIVLILYDITEVYMIEQMQDDFVSNASHELKTPITAIAGFTETLLGGAKDDPETLDQFLHIIADESQRLIDLIQDVLSLSRIRAQNTTKLTLSSVAVRPLITQELAVVQQATDRQHLTINNQVDPDLTVTSDAQKLNQIVKNLLTNAIKYNRPQGSVTIATLVGEQSWSLIIKDTGIGISADDQQRIFERFYRASPSRSQQLVSGTGLGLAIVQELVNAMQGTIEVVSQRGVGTTMTVTLPLIAPESD; from the coding sequence ATGCATAATCGCTGGCAACAGACGACCAGAATCTTAGTCATGGAAAATGTCCTGATTACATTGATTGTCCTGGTCGTGTTGCAGCATTTTTCACCAATCAAGTGGTCGTGGGGATTAGTGCTGAGCCTCTGCTGCGGGCTCATTGGCTTAGCAATTATTGAAGGCGTCATCACCTGGCATCAGCAATATAATCGCCAAAAAACGATCGACCGGATGGAAGCCAAACTGCGCCAGATGAGCAGTCAGCAGTTTCCACCCCACATTTTACTGCCACAGTCAGACCCGTTATATAGTCTGGCCCAGGCTGTCAATCAATTAGAAAGCTTTCAAAAGCATCAAACGCGGCGTGCGGAGTTACAAGAAAAAGAACTGATGATGATCATGCGCTATTTACCCGTTGGGGTGATGGTAATTGACCATCGCCGACAAGTACAACTGTCCAATCCAACGATGAGTGAGTTGTTACAGGTTTCCGTTAACTCTGTTGCCCACATTTATACGAAGGACATCCAACTGTACGCGTTGACCAAGTTGATTGAAGATACGATTACTAGTGGTGACAATCAACGGGCGACGATCACATTGACGCCGGCACCTAATACGCAAGTGGTGGAAGCTTCCACTGTTTACATTCAAGGGAACCGCGGCCAGTTTCAAATCGTCTTGATTCTGTATGATATTACTGAGGTCTATATGATTGAACAGATGCAGGATGATTTTGTTAGCAATGCCAGTCATGAATTGAAGACGCCGATTACGGCGATTGCGGGGTTCACTGAGACGTTACTAGGTGGGGCAAAGGATGATCCAGAAACGCTCGACCAATTTTTGCACATTATTGCGGATGAGAGTCAGCGGCTGATCGATTTGATTCAAGACGTGCTCTCGTTGTCACGCATTCGAGCTCAGAACACGACCAAGTTAACCTTGTCGTCAGTTGCGGTGCGACCGTTGATTACGCAAGAACTAGCGGTCGTTCAGCAGGCCACCGACCGGCAACACTTGACGATTAATAATCAAGTTGATCCGGATTTGACCGTGACCAGTGATGCTCAAAAACTCAATCAAATCGTCAAAAACTTGCTGACGAACGCGATTAAATATAATCGACCACAGGGGAGTGTGACGATTGCGACCTTGGTCGGTGAACAATCTTGGTCGTTGATTATTAAAGATACTGGGATTGGGATCAGTGCCGACGACCAGCAACGGATTTTTGAACGCTTCTATCGCGCCAGCCCATCCCGCTCACAGCAACTCGTGAGCGGCACGGGACTCGGACTAGCCATCGTCCAGGAACTCGTGAATGCGATGCAAGGCACGATCGAAGTGGTCAGTCAGCGAGGCGTCGGCACAACAATGACGGTGACGTTACCATTGATTGCGCCGGAATCAGATTAA
- a CDS encoding response regulator transcription factor → MTMDKILVVDDEPAIVTLLSYNLKQAGYEVVTATNGADALSLGLEQSFTCILLDLMLPKLDGMEVTKKLRQEKIQTPIIIVTAKNDEFDKVFGLELGADDYITKPFSPREVLARIKAVIRRTTPDEPVTPPTPIAPANRSVMLVGDLQIDQNKYRVARNGENISLTPKEFELLIYFVEREGRVLSRDAILNHVWGYDYASETRIVDIHISHLREKIEADPKHPRLIRTVRGFGYEFVGDSHA, encoded by the coding sequence ATGACCATGGATAAGATTTTAGTGGTAGACGATGAACCGGCAATCGTAACGTTATTGTCATACAACTTAAAACAGGCGGGATACGAGGTCGTGACGGCGACGAATGGTGCGGACGCGTTGTCACTAGGTCTGGAACAATCGTTTACATGTATTTTGTTAGATTTAATGTTGCCGAAATTAGATGGAATGGAAGTCACTAAAAAGTTACGGCAAGAAAAGATTCAGACGCCGATTATTATTGTGACAGCTAAAAATGATGAATTCGATAAGGTCTTTGGATTAGAACTTGGTGCGGATGACTATATCACCAAGCCGTTTTCACCCCGGGAGGTCTTGGCGCGAATCAAAGCGGTGATTCGGCGGACAACCCCTGATGAACCGGTGACGCCACCAACACCAATCGCACCCGCTAATCGTTCCGTGATGCTAGTCGGGGATTTGCAGATTGACCAGAATAAATATCGGGTCGCACGCAACGGTGAAAATATCAGTTTGACGCCAAAAGAGTTCGAACTACTGATTTATTTTGTCGAACGTGAAGGTCGGGTGCTCAGTCGTGATGCGATTTTAAACCATGTCTGGGGCTATGATTATGCCAGTGAGACACGCATCGTGGATATTCACATTTCACATTTACGAGAAAAAATCGAAGCAGACCCAAAACATCCGCGCCTGATTCGGACGGTCCGGGGCTTCGGCTACGAATTCGTGGGTGACAGTCATGCATAA
- a CDS encoding phosphate ABC transporter substrate-binding protein PstS family protein → MKKSRVIQLIGLVVIIGLVGLAYVRRDRTSASESITAVGSTALQPLVEAAGEQYSSTHTGVFINVQGGGSGTGLSQIQSGAVAIGNSDIFAEEQSGITASKLIDHRVAVVGIAPIVNKRAGVTNLTQQQLIQIFTGKVKNWREVGGRDLPITLINRAQGSGTRKTFERYALKGHESIESQEQDSSGLARSIVASTPGAISYVAFSYLDKSVQTVKVDGVRPTEQNVRNNRWYIWSYEHLYTGKNPNQLTKKFIDYILSTAVQQKLVKQLGYISVHDMQVQRNAAGKVSVVK, encoded by the coding sequence ATGAAAAAAAGTCGGGTCATCCAATTAATTGGGTTGGTCGTGATTATTGGATTGGTCGGGTTGGCGTATGTGCGTCGTGACCGGACCAGTGCCAGTGAATCGATCACAGCAGTTGGATCAACGGCCTTACAGCCACTAGTTGAAGCTGCCGGTGAACAATATAGTAGTACCCACACCGGGGTATTCATCAATGTGCAGGGTGGTGGTTCTGGAACGGGGCTGAGTCAAATTCAGTCGGGCGCTGTCGCTATTGGTAACTCAGATATTTTTGCAGAAGAACAATCGGGTATCACCGCTAGTAAGTTGATTGACCATCGGGTTGCCGTGGTCGGCATCGCACCAATCGTCAACAAACGCGCGGGTGTCACTAATTTGACGCAACAACAGCTCATCCAGATTTTCACGGGTAAAGTGAAGAACTGGCGTGAAGTCGGTGGACGGGACTTACCAATCACACTGATCAACCGCGCACAGGGCTCTGGAACACGTAAAACCTTTGAGCGGTATGCCTTAAAGGGTCATGAAAGTATTGAATCCCAGGAACAGGATTCTTCCGGATTGGCACGCTCAATCGTTGCCAGTACGCCAGGTGCCATCAGCTACGTGGCATTTTCATATTTAGACAAATCTGTTCAGACCGTCAAAGTTGACGGTGTTCGACCAACAGAGCAAAATGTGCGGAATAATCGCTGGTACATTTGGTCGTATGAACACTTATATACCGGGAAAAATCCCAACCAATTAACTAAAAAATTTATTGATTACATTTTATCAACCGCTGTTCAACAAAAGTTAGTCAAGCAGTTAGGTTATATTTCGGTCCATGACATGCAAGTTCAGCGGAATGCGGCCGGTAAAGTTTCAGTTGTGAAATGA